A portion of the Fusobacterium sp. genome contains these proteins:
- a CDS encoding alpha/beta hydrolase — protein MKNLSLLSTCKRIMLGMALMTTGAGNIFAADMSNGADNFYKSDKVTLQKVTFQNQYKMGVTGNLFVPKNINQNAKNSAIIIGHPMGAVKEQSSNLYAQKLAEQGFVTLAIDLSFWGESEGQPRNAVSPDIYAEDFSAAIDYLGTRPFIDQNKIGALGICGSGSFAISAAKIDPRMKAIATVSMYDMGSASRNALNHSLTLEQRKEFIAEAAEQRYVEFNGGETKYTSGTVHRIDENSSPIEREFYDFYRTSRGEFTPKGATSETTTHPTLTSSIKFMNFYPFNDIETISPRPMLFITGDQAHSKEFSEDAYRRAAEPKELLVVPGAGHVDLYDRVDMIPFNKLTDFFKTNLK, from the coding sequence ATGAAAAATTTATCATTATTATCAACTTGCAAAAGGATTATGCTTGGAATGGCTTTAATGACTACTGGAGCAGGTAATATTTTTGCTGCTGATATGTCGAATGGAGCTGACAATTTCTATAAAAGTGATAAAGTAACTTTACAAAAAGTCACATTTCAAAATCAATATAAAATGGGGGTTACAGGTAATTTATTTGTTCCAAAAAATATTAATCAAAATGCTAAAAATTCAGCAATAATTATTGGTCATCCTATGGGAGCAGTAAAAGAGCAATCTTCTAATCTATATGCTCAAAAACTTGCTGAACAGGGATTTGTAACACTTGCAATAGATCTATCATTCTGGGGAGAAAGTGAAGGACAGCCTCGTAATGCTGTATCACCAGATATCTATGCTGAAGATTTCAGTGCAGCAATTGATTATTTAGGAACTCGCCCATTTATTGATCAAAATAAAATTGGTGCTCTTGGTATCTGTGGAAGTGGAAGTTTCGCTATTAGTGCAGCAAAAATTGATCCTCGTATGAAAGCCATAGCTACAGTAAGTATGTATGATATGGGATCAGCTAGTCGTAATGCACTCAACCATTCATTAACATTGGAGCAGCGTAAAGAATTCATTGCTGAAGCTGCTGAACAGCGTTATGTAGAATTTAATGGTGGAGAAACTAAATATACTAGTGGAACAGTACATAGAATTGATGAAAATTCATCTCCAATAGAAAGAGAATTTTATGATTTCTATCGTACTTCACGTGGGGAATTCACACCTAAAGGAGCTACTTCTGAAACAACAACACACCCTACACTTACAAGTAGCATAAAATTTATGAATTTCTACCCATTTAATGACATTGAAACTATCTCTCCTCGTCCAATGTTATTTATTACTGGAGACCAGGCTCATTCAAAAGAGTTTAGCGAAGATGCATACAGACGTGCAGCTGAACCAAAAGAATTACTTGTTGTTCCTGGTGCTGGACATGTGGATTTATATGACCGTGTTGACATGATACCATTTAATAAATTAACTGATTTCTTTAAAACAAATCTGAAATAA
- a CDS encoding 1-deoxy-D-xylulose-5-phosphate synthase: MYLEKIDNPKDLNKMNMEELKKLADEMRKALLNRLSKTGGHIGPNLGMVEAIIAMHYVFNSPIDKFVFDVSHQSYPYKMLTGRKDAYLYEEHFHDVSGYTNPDESEHDMFNIGHTSTSISLASGLAKARDLKNDNENIIAVIGDGSLSGGEALEGLDFAGELNSNFIIVVNDNDMSIAENHGGLYKNLKKLRESNGTHECNLFKAMSLDYIYENEGNNIEKLIETFTKVRDINHPIVVHINTQKGKGYKFAEENKENWHWNFPFDIETGNISLSFDEDYSSITADYLLNKMKKDHRVTAVVAGVPTNIGFTAEKRKKAGKQFVDVGIAEEHAVAMVSGIAKNGCKPVFATYSSFIQRTYDQISQDLCINNNPATILVNGASIYSMNDVTHLGIFDIPLISNIPNIVYLAPTSKEEYLAMLDWSIEQSQYPVAIRIPSNGVISDNRDVGTDYNDINKYKIEINGNKVAILALGDFYQLGEEISKEIEKKLKFIPTLINPRYITGLDEAMLKDLLNNHDMIITLEDGILNGGFGEKVSSFYGTSDVKVKNYGFKKEFIDRYDVDEVLKENGISKEKVIKDILNCNIL, translated from the coding sequence ATGTATTTAGAAAAAATAGATAACCCAAAAGATTTAAATAAAATGAATATGGAAGAGTTAAAAAAACTGGCAGATGAAATGAGAAAAGCTCTTCTTAACAGGCTGAGTAAAACTGGAGGACATATAGGTCCTAATTTAGGAATGGTTGAAGCTATCATTGCTATGCATTATGTTTTTAATTCTCCTATAGATAAATTTGTATTTGATGTATCTCATCAAAGTTATCCATACAAAATGCTGACAGGAAGAAAAGATGCTTATCTATATGAAGAGCATTTCCATGATGTTTCAGGTTATACAAATCCTGATGAAAGCGAACATGATATGTTTAATATAGGTCATACTTCAACATCTATAAGTTTAGCTTCTGGTCTAGCAAAAGCAAGAGATTTAAAAAATGATAATGAAAATATTATTGCTGTGATTGGTGATGGTTCTCTGAGTGGTGGAGAAGCATTAGAAGGATTGGACTTTGCAGGAGAATTAAACAGTAATTTTATCATTGTTGTTAATGACAATGATATGTCTATTGCAGAAAATCATGGCGGATTATATAAAAATTTAAAAAAATTAAGAGAAAGTAATGGAACTCATGAGTGTAATCTCTTTAAAGCAATGAGCTTAGACTATATTTATGAGAATGAAGGAAATAATATTGAAAAATTAATTGAAACATTTACAAAAGTAAGAGATATCAATCATCCAATAGTTGTTCATATCAATACTCAAAAGGGTAAGGGATATAAATTTGCTGAAGAGAACAAAGAAAACTGGCATTGGAATTTCCCATTTGATATAGAAACTGGAAATATATCATTATCTTTTGATGAAGACTATAGTTCAATAACTGCAGATTATTTATTGAATAAAATGAAAAAAGACCATAGAGTAACTGCTGTTGTTGCTGGAGTTCCAACCAATATTGGATTTACAGCAGAAAAAAGAAAAAAAGCAGGAAAACAATTTGTGGATGTAGGAATTGCTGAAGAACATGCTGTTGCTATGGTTTCAGGGATTGCTAAAAATGGATGTAAACCAGTATTTGCAACATATTCCAGCTTTATTCAAAGAACATATGACCAGATATCACAAGATTTATGTATTAATAATAATCCTGCAACTATATTAGTAAATGGTGCATCTATATACAGTATGAACGATGTTACACATTTAGGTATTTTTGACATTCCACTAATTTCAAATATTCCAAATATTGTTTATCTGGCGCCTACTTCTAAAGAAGAATATCTTGCTATGCTGGACTGGAGTATAGAACAATCTCAATATCCTGTGGCAATTCGTATTCCAAGTAATGGAGTTATATCAGATAACAGAGATGTTGGCACTGATTACAATGATATTAATAAATATAAAATAGAAATAAATGGAAATAAAGTAGCAATTTTAGCCTTAGGAGACTTTTATCAATTAGGAGAGGAAATATCAAAAGAAATAGAAAAAAAATTAAAATTTATCCCAACACTGATTAATCCAAGATATATTACAGGATTAGATGAAGCAATGCTTAAAGATCTATTAAATAATCATGATATGATTATTACTCTGGAAGATGGTATTCTAAATGGGGGGTTTGGAGAAAAGGTGTCATCTTTCTATGGTACCTCAGATGTTAAAGTTAAAAATTATGGTTTCAAAAAAGAGTTTATTGACAGATATGATGTAGATGAAGTTCTAAAGGAAAATGGAATTAGTAAAGAAAAAGTTATTAAAGATATTCTTAACTGTAATATATTATAA
- a CDS encoding 4Fe-4S binding protein: MHVIDKDTCIGCGACEGTCPVGAISATDDGKYGISDSCVDCGACTGVCPVSAISAE, encoded by the coding sequence ATGCACGTAATAGATAAAGATACTTGTATAGGATGTGGAGCTTGTGAAGGAACTTGCCCAGTAGGAGCGATATCTGCAACTGATGATGGAAAATATGGAATATCAGATAGTTGTGTTGATTGTGGAGCTTGTACAGGTGTATGTCCTGTTTCAGCTATATCAGCTGAGTAA
- a CDS encoding glucosaminidase domain-containing protein, whose amino-acid sequence MRKKIFMLLIFLLSFTAFSEVIVNESELKNKQFYLNKRIDFSAIQGNERKKLFIQTLVPIIENIEVEIKIEKEQIKKIIEKGVSTQEEKNILNNAFTKYKVKNMNIEELLNKMIIPPTSLIIAQASLESGWGTSNVAKKGNNLFGMKSFSKDQNKSVKVGKGTYYKKYDTIDESVKDYIMTLARHGAYKQLRTAIVNGENSLKLVKHLNNYSEIREEYGRKLTTIIKANDLLEHDA is encoded by the coding sequence ATGAGAAAAAAAATATTCATGTTATTAATTTTTCTTCTTTCATTTACTGCTTTTTCAGAAGTCATAGTAAATGAAAGTGAACTAAAAAACAAACAGTTTTATCTAAATAAAAGAATTGATTTTAGTGCAATACAAGGAAATGAAAGAAAGAAATTATTCATACAAACACTTGTACCGATAATTGAAAATATTGAAGTAGAAATAAAAATTGAAAAAGAACAGATAAAGAAAATAATTGAAAAAGGTGTAAGTACACAGGAAGAAAAAAATATTTTAAATAATGCTTTTACAAAATATAAAGTAAAAAATATGAATATAGAGGAGCTTTTGAATAAAATGATAATACCTCCTACCTCATTAATAATAGCTCAAGCTTCATTAGAAAGCGGATGGGGGACTTCAAATGTTGCTAAAAAAGGAAATAATCTTTTTGGAATGAAATCTTTTTCGAAGGATCAGAATAAAAGTGTTAAAGTAGGAAAAGGGACTTATTATAAAAAATATGATACTATTGATGAGTCAGTAAAAGATTATATAATGACATTAGCAAGACATGGGGCTTATAAACAACTTAGAACAGCAATAGTTAATGGAGAAAATTCATTAAAATTGGTAAAACACTTAAATAATTATTCTGAAATAAGAGAAGAATATGGAAGAAAATTGACAACTATAATAAAAGCTAATGATCTATTGGAGCATGATGCCTAA
- a CDS encoding DUF6672 family protein, with the protein MKIVRNWIILIAVLVGIAVALFISGKQHRVFIDNKKVGEYTAIDVSYSISGEKAKKIKVNKKAMVYVKGSKHKLIIEFKDNTGKDVTLENEFKLSPMEDATIYLPLLINGEENWIKRDN; encoded by the coding sequence ATGAAAATAGTGAGAAACTGGATAATTTTAATAGCAGTTCTTGTAGGAATTGCAGTAGCTTTGTTTATCAGTGGAAAACAACATAGAGTATTTATTGATAATAAAAAAGTTGGAGAATATACAGCCATAGATGTTTCATATTCTATAAGTGGAGAGAAAGCTAAAAAAATCAAAGTAAATAAAAAAGCAATGGTATACGTAAAAGGGTCAAAACACAAATTAATTATTGAATTTAAAGATAATACAGGTAAAGATGTTACATTGGAGAATGAATTTAAGCTTTCACCAATGGAAGATGCAACTATTTATCTGCCACTGTTAATAAATGGAGAAGAGAATTGGATAAAGAGAGACAATTAA
- a CDS encoding ABC transporter permease produces the protein MENKIKKFLVNNIVPIFMVIIILLSIPISGLSIEYLIQEIILRLSRNLFLVLSLLIPIIAGMGLNFGIVLGAMAGQIALIFITDWNIVGLQGFFLAVIITLPIAALMGYIGGIVLNRAKGREMITSMILGFFINGVYQLLVLYGMGKVIPIKNEAILLSRGHGIRNAIDLKNIRRALDDGIVFNIGQYSIPVLTILAIVLLCFFIVWFRKTKLGQDMRAIGQDIEVSKSSGIAVDRTRILAIVISTILAGIGQLIFLQNIGTMNTYNSHEQIGMFAIAALLIGGATVSKASIPNALSGVILFHTMFVLAPRAGKELIGSAQIGEYFRVFVSYGIIAFVLILHQWRREKEKEAERKRILDANSSQAGGN, from the coding sequence GTGGAAAATAAAATTAAAAAATTCTTAGTAAATAATATAGTTCCTATATTTATGGTAATAATAATACTTTTATCCATACCAATATCTGGATTGAGTATAGAATATCTTATACAGGAAATAATTTTAAGACTGTCTCGTAATTTATTCTTAGTATTATCTCTTTTAATACCCATAATAGCAGGAATGGGACTGAATTTTGGTATAGTGTTGGGAGCAATGGCTGGACAGATAGCTTTAATATTTATAACTGACTGGAATATAGTTGGACTTCAAGGATTTTTTCTTGCTGTTATAATAACTCTTCCAATAGCAGCTCTTATGGGCTATATAGGTGGAATTGTTTTGAATAGAGCAAAGGGCAGAGAGATGATCACATCTATGATACTTGGATTTTTTATCAATGGAGTATATCAGCTTTTAGTTCTATACGGAATGGGAAAAGTAATACCTATAAAAAATGAAGCAATTCTTCTTTCAAGAGGGCATGGAATAAGAAATGCGATAGATCTCAAAAATATAAGAAGAGCTTTGGATGATGGAATAGTTTTTAATATAGGACAGTATTCTATTCCAGTATTAACAATTCTTGCTATAGTACTTCTATGTTTTTTTATAGTTTGGTTTAGAAAAACTAAACTAGGTCAGGATATGAGGGCAATAGGGCAAGATATAGAAGTATCTAAATCATCAGGTATAGCAGTTGATAGAACAAGAATACTAGCAATAGTTATCTCTACTATTCTTGCTGGAATAGGGCAACTGATATTTCTTCAAAATATAGGAACTATGAATACATATAACAGTCATGAACAGATAGGAATGTTTGCTATTGCAGCTCTTTTGATAGGAGGAGCAACTGTATCAAAAGCAAGTATTCCAAATGCACTTAGTGGAGTAATTCTTTTTCATACTATGTTTGTGTTAGCTCCTAGAGCAGGTAAAGAACTTATTGGTTCAGCACAGATTGGAGAGTATTTTAGAGTATTTGTATCATATGGAATAATTGCTTTTGTTCTTATACTTCACCAATGGAGAAGAGAGAAAGAAAAAGAAGCAGAGAGAAAAAGAATACTTGATGCAAACTCTAGTCAGGCAGGTGGAAACTAA
- a CDS encoding ABC transporter permease subunit produces the protein MNKIKTLLKNAGWPRIIITLFLLSMYIVSPFIGINLKSALGDTLVRFGMNAILVLSLVPMIQSGTGLNFGMPLGVEAGLLGAVISIEIGLSGFAGFIGAIIISIPFAVLFGWLYGHILNKVKGGEMMIATYIGFSSVAVMCIMWLVLPFKSQDMIWAYGGEGLRTTISVESHWHRILDKVLHMPSDMLPVGEIVFFAILAFGMWVFFRSRTGYAMKAVGTNDKFAKATGINIDKIRVKSVVMSTVLAAVGIVVYQQSFGFVQLYLAPFYMAFPAIAAILIGGASVNKVTIVNVIVGTFLFQGILTMTPTVVNNIIQTDMSETIRIIVSNGMILYALTRKEGAGSGK, from the coding sequence ATGAATAAGATAAAGACTCTGCTGAAGAATGCAGGGTGGCCTAGGATAATAATAACTCTGTTTCTCTTGTCTATGTATATAGTTTCTCCCTTTATAGGAATAAATTTAAAATCAGCTTTAGGAGATACATTAGTACGATTTGGAATGAACGCTATATTGGTTTTATCTCTTGTACCAATGATACAGTCTGGAACAGGATTGAATTTTGGAATGCCTCTTGGAGTAGAAGCAGGACTTTTGGGAGCAGTAATAAGTATAGAGATTGGGCTTAGCGGATTTGCAGGTTTTATTGGAGCAATAATAATATCAATACCCTTTGCTGTTTTATTTGGATGGCTATATGGACATATTCTTAATAAAGTAAAAGGTGGAGAGATGATGATTGCTACATATATTGGTTTCTCATCTGTTGCTGTAATGTGCATAATGTGGCTTGTTCTTCCATTTAAAAGTCAGGATATGATTTGGGCTTATGGAGGAGAAGGACTTCGTACAACCATCAGTGTTGAGAGCCACTGGCATAGAATTCTTGACAAGGTACTTCATATGCCAAGTGACATGCTTCCAGTGGGAGAAATAGTATTTTTTGCTATATTGGCTTTTGGAATGTGGGTATTTTTCAGATCAAGAACTGGTTATGCAATGAAAGCTGTTGGAACTAATGATAAATTTGCAAAGGCAACTGGAATCAATATAGATAAAATAAGAGTAAAATCTGTTGTTATGTCTACAGTACTTGCAGCAGTTGGAATAGTAGTATATCAGCAAAGTTTTGGATTTGTACAATTATATCTTGCACCATTTTATATGGCATTCCCTGCTATAGCAGCAATTCTTATAGGGGGAGCATCTGTAAACAAAGTTACTATTGTCAATGTTATAGTAGGAACATTTTTGTTTCAGGGAATACTGACAATGACACCTACAGTTGTTAATAATATAATCCAGACAGATATGTCAGAAACAATAAGAATTATAGTATCTAATGGAATGATATTATATGCTTTGACAAGAAAGGAAGGTGCTGGAAGTGGAAAATAA
- a CDS encoding sugar ABC transporter ATP-binding protein: MDNVLLKIEGLSKSFGENIVLKDINLEVKPGEIVGLVGENGAGKSTLMKAIFGMPVISETGGYGGKIIFNGEETNFKSPFDALAVGIGMVHQEFSLIPGFKANENIVLNRESTANSFLENLFGKRIRRIDSKNIEERADNAISQLGIEIDPNIIINEMPVAHKQFTEIAREIEREKTKLLVLDEPTAVLTEEEAKVLLETMRRLSEKGISIIFITHRLDEIMDVCDTVVVLRDGLLINTVNTKDTDMNQITEWMIGRKMGESEEKTETLDENKEVIISMKNFWVDMPGEMVKGLNLDIKKGEILGLGGMAGQGKIGIANGIMGLYDASGKVIFKEQDIKLNDPNNTLEKGIFFVSEDRKGVGLLLESSIEENIAYPAMQIQRKFFKKRFGGLVSLVNEEAMKENAQDYIKKLEIRCMSEKQKVQELSGGNQQKVCLAKAFTMNPEVLFVSEPTRGIDVGAKKLVLDTLKEYNSTRGTTVVITSSEIEELRSICDRIAIINEGKVAGILPPTADILEFGKMMVGVSKEGNNE; the protein is encoded by the coding sequence GTGGATAATGTATTATTGAAAATAGAGGGACTTTCAAAGTCTTTTGGAGAAAATATAGTATTAAAAGATATAAATTTGGAGGTTAAACCTGGTGAAATAGTAGGGCTGGTAGGAGAGAATGGAGCTGGAAAATCAACTTTGATGAAGGCTATTTTTGGTATGCCAGTTATTTCTGAAACAGGAGGGTATGGAGGAAAAATAATTTTTAATGGAGAAGAAACAAATTTCAAATCTCCATTTGATGCTCTTGCTGTTGGAATAGGAATGGTTCATCAGGAATTTTCTTTAATACCTGGTTTTAAGGCTAATGAAAATATCGTTTTAAATAGAGAATCTACTGCTAATAGTTTTTTAGAAAATCTTTTTGGTAAAAGAATAAGGAGAATAGATTCAAAAAATATAGAAGAGAGAGCTGATAACGCTATTTCTCAACTGGGTATAGAGATAGATCCTAATATCATTATTAATGAGATGCCAGTAGCTCATAAACAATTTACAGAAATAGCTCGTGAGATTGAGAGAGAGAAAACAAAGCTTTTAGTTTTGGATGAACCTACTGCTGTTTTAACTGAAGAAGAGGCAAAAGTATTGCTTGAAACGATGAGAAGACTATCTGAAAAAGGGATATCTATAATATTTATTACTCATAGGTTGGATGAAATAATGGATGTATGTGATACGGTAGTGGTTTTGAGAGATGGACTTTTAATTAATACTGTAAATACAAAAGATACTGATATGAATCAGATAACAGAATGGATGATAGGAAGAAAAATGGGAGAGTCTGAAGAAAAAACAGAGACTCTGGATGAAAATAAAGAAGTTATTATCTCTATGAAGAATTTCTGGGTAGATATGCCAGGAGAAATGGTAAAAGGATTAAATTTGGACATAAAAAAAGGGGAAATTTTAGGACTGGGAGGTATGGCTGGTCAGGGTAAAATAGGAATTGCAAATGGAATAATGGGATTATATGATGCAAGTGGAAAAGTAATTTTTAAAGAACAAGATATAAAATTAAATGATCCTAATAATACATTAGAAAAGGGAATATTTTTTGTTTCAGAAGATAGAAAGGGAGTAGGATTACTTCTTGAAAGCTCTATTGAAGAAAATATAGCCTATCCAGCTATGCAGATACAAAGAAAGTTTTTCAAAAAAAGATTTGGAGGTTTAGTCAGTCTTGTTAATGAAGAAGCAATGAAGGAAAATGCTCAGGACTATATAAAAAAATTGGAAATAAGATGTATGAGTGAAAAACAGAAAGTTCAGGAATTAAGTGGAGGAAATCAACAGAAAGTATGTTTGGCTAAAGCTTTTACTATGAATCCAGAAGTTCTGTTTGTTTCTGAGCCTACAAGAGGAATAGATGTAGGAGCTAAAAAATTAGTTTTAGATACTTTGAAAGAATATAATTCTACAAGGGGAACAACTGTAGTAATAACATCTTCTGAAATAGAAGAATTGAGAAGTATATGTGATAGAATTGCAATAATAAATGAAGGAAAAGTTGCAGGGATACTACCACCTACAGCAGATATATTAGAATTTGGTAAGATGATGGTAGGAGTATCAAAGGAGGGAAACAATGAATAA
- a CDS encoding DUF3798 domain-containing protein: MKKYVVGFFMFLFSLFSFAAEADYHIGVVSGTVSQSEDSLRGAEELVKMYGASDKGGMVTHVTYPDNFMQEMETTISQMVGLADDPKMKVVLVAEAIPGTVEAFRRIREKRPDILLIANAPHEDPEIISDAADLVTNPDNVARGYLIVKAAKEMGATKFMHISFPRHLSYELLSRRRNIMAETAKDLGMEFIDMSAPDPVSDVGVAGAQQYILEQVPNWLEKYGKETAFFATNDAHTEPLLKRVAEVGGYFVEADLPSPTMGYPGALGIKFSEDEKGNWPKILKKVEDTVVEKGGAGRMGTWAFSYNFISVIALGEHARAVVEKDVDANDFDSIMDSLKRFTPGAGWNGSNYTDVNGVEKDNFYLLYQDTYVLGKGYMNMTNETVPEKYFKIK, encoded by the coding sequence ATGAAAAAATATGTTGTTGGATTTTTTATGTTTTTATTTTCATTGTTCAGTTTTGCTGCAGAAGCAGATTATCATATTGGAGTGGTAAGTGGAACAGTATCTCAGTCAGAAGATAGCCTTCGTGGTGCAGAAGAACTAGTGAAAATGTATGGAGCAAGTGACAAAGGTGGAATGGTTACTCATGTTACTTATCCAGATAACTTTATGCAGGAGATGGAAACTACTATTTCTCAAATGGTAGGATTAGCAGATGATCCTAAGATGAAAGTTGTATTAGTAGCAGAAGCTATTCCAGGTACAGTTGAAGCTTTTAGAAGAATAAGAGAAAAAAGACCTGATATATTATTGATAGCAAATGCCCCACATGAAGATCCAGAAATAATCAGTGATGCAGCTGATTTAGTAACTAATCCAGACAATGTAGCAAGAGGATATTTGATTGTAAAGGCTGCTAAAGAAATGGGAGCCACTAAATTTATGCATATATCTTTTCCAAGACATTTAAGTTATGAATTATTATCAAGAAGAAGAAATATAATGGCAGAAACAGCAAAAGATCTTGGGATGGAATTTATTGATATGTCTGCTCCAGACCCAGTAAGTGATGTTGGAGTAGCAGGAGCTCAACAATATATATTAGAACAAGTACCTAACTGGTTGGAAAAATATGGTAAAGAGACAGCATTCTTTGCAACAAATGATGCTCATACTGAACCATTGTTAAAAAGAGTAGCTGAAGTTGGAGGATATTTTGTAGAAGCAGATTTACCATCTCCTACAATGGGATATCCTGGAGCTTTAGGGATAAAATTCTCTGAAGATGAAAAAGGAAACTGGCCAAAAATATTAAAGAAAGTTGAAGATACTGTAGTGGAAAAAGGTGGAGCTGGAAGAATGGGAACATGGGCTTTCTCATATAACTTTATTTCTGTTATCGCTTTAGGAGAGCATGCAAGAGCTGTTGTAGAAAAAGATGTAGATGCTAATGACTTTGACTCTATTATGGATTCATTGAAGAGATTTACTCCTGGTGCTGGATGGAATGGAAGTAACTATACAGATGTCAATGGAGTGGAAAAAGATAATTTCTACTTATTATATCAAGACACTTATGTTTTAGGGAAAGGTTACATGAACATGACCAATGAGACTGTTCCTGAAAAATATTTTAAAATAAAATAA